A genomic stretch from Terriglobus sp. RCC_193 includes:
- a CDS encoding DUF5107 domain-containing protein, whose amino-acid sequence MTYRISSTQETSPVSVTPGKLQLPTAPSSEQGEVKAWSEPVDMLTYLPAPPDKNPLFLEKRVYQGSSGRVYPLPVIDSISTKPEMRPWQAVHIENEFLRLMVMPEIGGRIHIGLDKRTGYDFFYRQNVIKPALVGLAGPWISGGVEFNWPQHHRPATFMPVEVSIERSDDGSITIWCSDHDPMARMKGMHGICLHPGKAYVEVKVRLYNRTQDTQTFLWWANVATHVHEKYQSFFPHDVRFAADHAKRAVTEYPLSKGHYYGVDYGERARTGVPTDERPSHFVPDGSYPPNDLGWYANIPVPTSYMIVGSREDFFGGYDHAADAGTVAYADHHISPGKKQWTWGNHEFGYAWDRSLTDSDGPYIELMSGVYTDNQPDFSFLAPGETKTFSQFWYPVSAIGTPDLANLDGALRLETNAHDVTVHLQVTSDRPSSRISLLREGIELATWDADLLTQEPHHFHTAIDCAIDALEIRVSQAGHVFMRYAPTEIGPVEQPDEATEPPLPQDVTSSDELFLNGLHLEQYRHPTRTAEPYWLEAIRRDPGDSRSNHALGRSYMRRGEFDIAERYLRTTIARLTRRNPNPSDGEPYYNLGLTLRYQGRFDEAYDAFYKSTWNAAWRGAGYHRLAETDCTHKEWTKALDHLDRSLLADGDNLNALNLKAVVLQRLNRSGEAAALIAQVRSLDPLDGMSRFLESGHGPANAQNQIDMAFDWMRAGLLEEALQAINEDVPDHFDGGATLRLYLRAEILRQLGRIDESAAMRQQAAAADPSYVFPSRLEELLLLERAIAENPADAHAHYYLGNLLYDRRRYNEAMAHWDRATELAPEFPTPWRNLGFARFNVKHDAEGAAAAFARARALAPHDARIAYEQDQLWKRIGFPLEERLKNLLDHTYLVEQRDDLSNELATLLNSTGQPARAHDLLLSRSFGPWEGGEGQVLTQYVRSNLLLAQRALHDGNASAAVALLELAANPPQNLSEAKHLLMNLSMIDYWMGVALAAAGNTARSISALERAANQKGDFQQMQVQSISETTYWTAMALRTLGREQEASNLFRAIDAYASKLESETPKIDYFATSLPAMLLFEEDLTERQNITARFLHAQAQLGLRNKQQAKHLLEEVIAKDRSHTGAIDLLTTLSAKEG is encoded by the coding sequence ATGACGTATCGGATCTCCTCCACTCAAGAGACGTCGCCCGTCTCTGTCACTCCGGGAAAGCTTCAATTGCCCACTGCGCCATCATCGGAGCAAGGCGAGGTGAAGGCATGGAGCGAGCCGGTGGACATGCTCACCTATCTGCCAGCTCCGCCAGACAAGAACCCACTGTTCCTGGAAAAGCGCGTGTATCAGGGCAGCAGCGGCCGCGTGTATCCCCTGCCGGTCATTGACTCTATCTCAACGAAGCCAGAGATGCGCCCTTGGCAAGCCGTTCACATAGAGAACGAGTTTCTCCGCCTGATGGTCATGCCGGAGATTGGCGGACGTATCCACATTGGTCTGGATAAGCGCACAGGCTACGATTTCTTCTATCGCCAGAACGTGATTAAGCCTGCGCTCGTAGGGCTTGCAGGACCGTGGATTTCCGGCGGCGTCGAGTTCAACTGGCCGCAGCACCATCGTCCTGCCACCTTTATGCCGGTGGAAGTCTCTATCGAACGATCTGACGATGGTTCGATCACCATCTGGTGCAGCGACCACGATCCCATGGCTCGCATGAAGGGCATGCATGGTATCTGCCTTCATCCGGGCAAGGCCTATGTTGAGGTGAAGGTCCGTCTTTATAACCGCACGCAGGACACCCAAACGTTCTTGTGGTGGGCAAACGTAGCCACGCATGTGCACGAGAAATACCAATCATTCTTTCCGCATGACGTGCGATTTGCAGCGGACCATGCCAAGCGCGCCGTCACGGAATATCCGCTGAGCAAAGGCCATTACTATGGCGTGGATTACGGCGAACGCGCTCGCACGGGCGTCCCCACGGACGAACGCCCTTCACACTTTGTCCCCGATGGTTCGTATCCGCCGAACGACCTTGGCTGGTATGCGAACATCCCGGTTCCCACCAGTTACATGATCGTCGGTTCGCGCGAAGACTTCTTCGGGGGCTACGATCATGCCGCAGACGCCGGTACCGTAGCCTATGCGGACCATCATATTTCTCCTGGGAAAAAGCAGTGGACATGGGGCAATCACGAATTCGGGTATGCGTGGGATCGCAGCCTGACAGATAGCGATGGTCCGTACATCGAACTCATGTCGGGCGTCTACACCGACAACCAGCCGGACTTCAGCTTTCTTGCTCCAGGGGAAACGAAAACCTTCAGCCAGTTCTGGTATCCGGTCAGTGCCATCGGCACACCGGATCTCGCGAATCTGGATGGAGCACTGCGTCTGGAAACCAATGCACACGACGTTACTGTTCACCTGCAGGTCACATCAGATCGTCCTTCAAGCAGAATTTCTCTGCTGCGTGAAGGGATAGAACTGGCAACCTGGGATGCTGACCTTTTGACACAGGAACCTCATCATTTCCACACTGCCATCGACTGTGCCATCGATGCACTTGAGATTCGTGTCTCGCAGGCAGGCCACGTGTTCATGCGGTATGCCCCCACAGAAATCGGTCCTGTCGAGCAGCCTGATGAGGCCACGGAACCACCGCTGCCGCAGGACGTAACCAGCAGTGACGAACTTTTTCTGAATGGCCTCCATCTGGAGCAATATCGTCATCCCACGCGTACTGCGGAACCATATTGGCTTGAAGCCATTCGTCGCGATCCCGGTGACAGCCGTTCAAACCATGCGCTTGGTCGCTCCTACATGCGACGAGGCGAATTCGACATCGCAGAGAGGTATTTGCGCACCACTATTGCCCGTTTAACCAGGCGCAATCCAAACCCGAGTGATGGTGAGCCTTACTACAATCTCGGGCTTACGCTGCGATACCAGGGCCGATTCGACGAAGCCTATGACGCCTTTTACAAGAGCACATGGAATGCGGCGTGGCGCGGAGCTGGCTATCATCGGCTTGCCGAAACTGACTGTACACACAAGGAATGGACAAAGGCGCTGGATCACCTTGACCGTTCGTTGCTTGCCGACGGCGACAATTTGAATGCGCTTAATCTGAAGGCTGTTGTGCTGCAGCGGTTGAACCGTTCCGGCGAGGCTGCGGCGCTCATTGCGCAGGTGCGCTCGCTGGATCCATTGGATGGGATGAGCCGTTTTCTGGAATCCGGACATGGACCAGCCAACGCACAAAACCAGATTGATATGGCGTTCGACTGGATGCGCGCAGGTCTGCTGGAAGAAGCTCTTCAGGCAATCAACGAAGATGTTCCGGATCACTTTGATGGCGGCGCCACGCTTCGCCTCTATCTGCGTGCTGAGATTCTCCGTCAGCTTGGTCGCATAGACGAGTCCGCAGCGATGCGACAGCAGGCTGCTGCAGCCGATCCTTCTTATGTCTTTCCCAGTCGTCTGGAAGAGCTGCTGCTATTGGAACGTGCCATCGCAGAAAATCCTGCGGACGCACATGCACACTACTATCTTGGCAATCTTCTGTATGACCGCCGCCGTTACAACGAAGCGATGGCACACTGGGACCGCGCCACAGAACTGGCTCCCGAGTTCCCAACTCCGTGGCGCAATCTTGGCTTCGCACGCTTCAATGTGAAACACGATGCAGAAGGGGCCGCCGCCGCATTTGCACGCGCCCGTGCGCTTGCGCCGCACGATGCACGTATCGCATATGAGCAGGATCAGTTGTGGAAGCGCATTGGTTTCCCTCTGGAAGAGCGCCTGAAGAATCTTCTCGATCACACATATCTGGTAGAGCAGCGCGATGACCTTTCCAACGAGTTAGCCACCTTGTTGAACAGCACTGGTCAACCTGCGCGTGCGCACGACCTGTTACTCAGTCGCAGCTTCGGTCCCTGGGAAGGCGGCGAAGGCCAGGTGCTGACGCAGTATGTCCGTTCCAACCTGCTGCTGGCACAACGAGCCCTCCATGACGGGAATGCTTCCGCTGCAGTTGCTCTACTGGAACTGGCGGCAAACCCACCGCAGAACCTGAGTGAAGCCAAGCACCTGTTAATGAATCTGAGCATGATTGATTACTGGATGGGCGTTGCACTGGCTGCTGCAGGAAATACGGCACGCTCCATAAGCGCTCTCGAACGAGCGGCCAATCAGAAGGGTGACTTTCAGCAGATGCAGGTGCAATCCATCTCTGAAACCACATACTGGACCGCCATGGCTTTGCGCACACTGGGACGCGAACAAGAGGCGAGCAATCTTTTCCGCGCGATAGACGCTTATGCATCGAAGCTCGAGTCGGAAACACCGAAGATCGATTACTTCGCGACATCGCTTCCGGCAATGCTGCTCTTTGAGGAAGACCTGACGGAACGCCAGAACATCACGGCACGCTTTCTACACGCGCAGGCACAGCTTGGATTGCGCAACAAGCAGCAGGCAAAGCATCTTCTGGAAGAAGTGATCGCAAAGGATCGCAGCCACACTGGCGCGATTGATCTTCTCACGACACTTTCAGCGAAAGAAGGTTGA
- a CDS encoding sugar porter family MFS transporter produces the protein MQGPAIHTTESSILVPAERSFYVWIIAVVAALGGLLFGYDWVVIGGAREFYEMYFHLVSPSLIGWVNSCALVGCLAGSLAAGSLAERLGRKPVLLVAAVLFAISSALTGWSYVLSAFIAWRIVGGIAIGLASNVSPLYIAEISPADLRGRLVSLNQFAIVIGILLAQIVNWRIARPVPSGLSAAQLMASWNVQYGWRWMFTAVVIPSLVFTVASLVIPESPRWLLTRGRSKEALETLTKIGGNSYADAECFNIQTVINAESAAGRSTWGELLRRPVRRIVLIGIALAVLQQWTGINVLFNYAADVYRSAGYGANDILLNIVITGTINLVFTIIAMLLVDRVGRRGLMLLGCIGISTSHLACSFAYANHWPALTILILTLSAIGCYALTLAPVTWVLIAEIFPNRVRSQAVSIAVSALWLASFALTYTFPLLNKALGTGGIFRTYGVICLLGWALVFFFVPETKGRSLEQIERALARQ, from the coding sequence ATGCAAGGACCGGCCATCCACACGACAGAATCTTCGATCCTTGTGCCGGCGGAACGCAGCTTCTACGTGTGGATCATTGCGGTAGTGGCGGCGCTTGGTGGACTTCTTTTCGGTTATGACTGGGTTGTCATCGGAGGCGCGCGAGAGTTCTATGAGATGTACTTCCATCTCGTGTCCCCCTCGCTGATCGGCTGGGTGAACAGTTGCGCTCTTGTCGGGTGCCTCGCAGGCTCGCTTGCCGCTGGTTCCCTTGCGGAACGACTCGGACGCAAGCCCGTTCTACTTGTTGCGGCCGTGCTGTTCGCAATTTCTTCTGCACTCACCGGATGGTCTTACGTTCTATCCGCTTTCATCGCATGGCGCATCGTTGGCGGTATTGCTATCGGCCTCGCCTCCAATGTTTCGCCGCTTTACATCGCGGAGATCAGCCCGGCGGACCTTCGCGGCAGGTTGGTAAGTCTCAACCAGTTTGCAATTGTCATCGGCATTCTGCTGGCACAGATTGTGAACTGGCGCATCGCTCGTCCTGTTCCTTCGGGCTTGAGTGCAGCTCAGCTGATGGCCTCATGGAATGTTCAGTATGGCTGGCGATGGATGTTTACAGCAGTGGTAATCCCATCACTGGTCTTCACTGTGGCATCGCTCGTCATACCGGAGAGTCCGCGTTGGCTGTTGACTCGCGGACGAAGCAAAGAAGCACTGGAAACGCTGACGAAAATCGGTGGCAACTCCTATGCAGATGCCGAATGTTTCAATATCCAGACAGTCATCAACGCAGAGAGTGCCGCGGGACGTTCCACCTGGGGCGAACTTCTGCGAAGACCTGTGCGCCGCATCGTCCTCATTGGTATTGCGTTGGCCGTATTGCAACAGTGGACGGGTATCAACGTCCTCTTCAACTACGCAGCAGACGTTTACCGGAGCGCAGGCTATGGTGCGAATGACATCCTGCTGAACATCGTCATCACAGGCACAATCAATTTGGTATTCACTATCATTGCGATGCTTCTGGTGGATCGCGTAGGACGCCGAGGGTTGATGCTGCTGGGGTGTATCGGTATCAGCACCTCACACCTGGCATGTTCATTTGCCTATGCAAACCACTGGCCCGCCCTAACAATCCTGATTCTGACGCTGAGTGCTATCGGTTGTTATGCTCTGACACTTGCACCGGTAACGTGGGTCTTGATCGCAGAAATTTTCCCGAATCGCGTTCGTTCCCAAGCTGTCTCGATAGCAGTCAGCGCTCTGTGGCTTGCTTCATTCGCCCTGACGTATACCTTTCCATTGTTGAACAAGGCATTGGGAACGGGCGGAATCTTCCGTACCTATGGCGTGATCTGCCTCTTGGGTTGGGCACTGGTGTTCTTCTTTGTACCTGAAACCAAGGGACGCAGCCTGGAACAGATCGAGCGGGCACTGGCACGACAGTGA
- a CDS encoding LacI family DNA-binding transcriptional regulator, whose translation MSESKGTAGIKEIARALNVSIGTVDRALHGRTGVSEKTKTRVLQMAERMGYTPNLAAQALKLNRKLSIAAILPKHISHFFDPVRAGIRAAAAATVGVQVSLEFHEYPRLGVGDVEAFERALKRHYDGIIFLPGDTRKFDSLIRTLSRNGTAMMCVGSDAPNTDRMGSVAAHAYVSGSIAAELLAMKLPQRSNVAVFSGDLYTMDHAEKLRGFAATLAVQAPHLMLLPALESHEQPRQAYQQALTLMRSKDHPQGIYLSTANSMPVLKALDELKLLGKVQIVTTDLFQELIPLIEFGKVMATLYQRPYTQGKVAFEALLRYLRGDDKSHPYVRLAPHVIFRSNLPLFSSHIVDTDEEIESELP comes from the coding sequence ATGTCTGAATCAAAGGGAACAGCCGGAATCAAAGAGATTGCGCGAGCACTGAATGTGTCCATCGGCACGGTGGACCGCGCATTGCATGGCAGAACCGGCGTTAGCGAAAAGACGAAGACGCGCGTGCTGCAGATGGCAGAGCGGATGGGATACACACCCAACCTTGCGGCACAAGCTCTGAAACTGAATCGCAAACTTTCCATTGCAGCAATTCTCCCGAAGCACATCTCACATTTCTTCGATCCTGTACGTGCCGGCATTCGTGCCGCAGCAGCCGCAACGGTTGGCGTTCAGGTTTCCCTGGAGTTTCACGAATATCCGCGGCTGGGCGTGGGAGATGTGGAAGCGTTTGAACGGGCCCTGAAGCGACACTATGACGGCATCATCTTTCTGCCAGGCGACACGCGCAAGTTTGACTCGCTGATCCGTACGCTCTCACGCAATGGCACTGCCATGATGTGCGTGGGAAGCGATGCGCCAAACACCGACCGCATGGGATCCGTGGCAGCGCACGCCTACGTCAGCGGCTCCATCGCAGCAGAGTTGTTGGCAATGAAGCTGCCACAGCGGTCGAACGTGGCCGTCTTCAGTGGCGATCTATACACCATGGACCACGCGGAAAAACTACGTGGTTTTGCAGCTACGCTTGCGGTACAGGCTCCGCACCTGATGCTGCTGCCAGCATTGGAAAGTCATGAACAACCCAGGCAGGCGTACCAGCAGGCGCTTACGCTGATGCGCAGCAAAGACCATCCGCAGGGGATCTACCTAAGCACAGCAAACAGCATGCCCGTACTCAAGGCGCTTGACGAATTGAAATTGCTTGGCAAGGTGCAGATCGTCACAACGGATCTTTTTCAGGAGCTGATCCCTCTTATCGAGTTCGGCAAGGTGATGGCCACCCTCTACCAGCGACCCTATACCCAGGGTAAGGTGGCGTTCGAAGCACTGCTCCGCTATCTGCGCGGTGATGATAAATCGCACCCCTACGTGCGACTCGCACCGCACGTCATCTTTCGCAGCAATCTTCCGCTGTTCTCCAGTCACATCGTCGATACCGATGAAGAGATCGAAAGCGAATTGCCATAA
- a CDS encoding aldose epimerase, with protein sequence MPSQVHRCILQSDQLVIEVRPREGGRIASLRSLDSGLEFLMQSPRNETIPTPNLNADFRNGPCAGIEECLPTVARCDASTEGGPAPDHGDFWQLPWHVEHMDDCSAILSADGFSRTLRFTKHLLVTGDTLRVEYSVTNIRTTSQSFLYACHPLFAVDEGDLIMLPSDIRSLRLDYSRGNRLGKRGDVISWPVTASGIKLDQAGRADVGHADMFYTERVNRGVCGILRYSTGQILEVLFDPARLPYLGIWLCYGGWPDDATEQLQYAVALEPTTSPHNSLNTAQQAQAAMSLQPGKVFRFAIAFRVRQAPSALLATD encoded by the coding sequence ATGCCATCTCAGGTCCATCGCTGCATCCTGCAATCGGATCAACTCGTAATCGAAGTGCGGCCTCGCGAAGGTGGCCGCATTGCGTCGTTACGCAGCCTCGACTCCGGGCTGGAATTTCTCATGCAATCGCCACGAAACGAAACGATACCAACTCCCAACCTGAATGCGGATTTTCGCAATGGCCCGTGCGCGGGCATTGAGGAGTGCCTCCCCACCGTAGCCCGTTGCGATGCTTCTACCGAGGGAGGGCCCGCACCCGATCATGGCGATTTCTGGCAGTTGCCATGGCATGTGGAACACATGGACGACTGCAGTGCCATTCTTTCCGCAGACGGCTTCAGCCGCACGCTGCGTTTCACAAAGCATCTGCTAGTCACCGGCGATACGCTCCGCGTGGAATATTCTGTGACGAACATCCGCACCACTTCGCAATCGTTTCTCTACGCGTGCCATCCACTGTTTGCTGTGGACGAAGGGGATCTCATCATGCTGCCAAGCGACATCCGTTCGTTGCGGCTTGATTATTCGCGCGGCAATAGATTAGGAAAGCGCGGCGATGTGATTTCATGGCCCGTTACGGCATCGGGAATCAAGCTGGACCAGGCTGGCCGCGCAGACGTCGGACACGCCGATATGTTCTACACGGAACGCGTAAACAGAGGAGTATGCGGTATCCTTCGCTACTCCACGGGGCAAATACTTGAAGTTCTCTTCGATCCAGCCAGGCTTCCCTATCTTGGAATCTGGCTTTGCTATGGTGGATGGCCGGATGATGCAACAGAGCAGCTCCAATACGCTGTCGCCCTGGAACCCACCACGTCGCCTCACAACAGCCTGAATACCGCGCAGCAGGCACAAGCAGCGATGTCCCTCCAGCCAGGAAAAGTATTCCGTTTTGCTATCGCCTTTCGTGTGCGCCAAGCTCCCTCTGCACTCCTGGCCACGGACTAA
- a CDS encoding alpha-galactosidase — MHCRLTASFRYSACLAILSAATALAQHSTEAIHVDDVSHIFRIDAADTTYEFGVNEDKRLQTIYWGERLSEKDHPQPPKAAPGVASFDSTRNTTPLEFDAWGGGLYVEPNLKVTFPDGNRDLDLRYIGYSTRDGVLSVQMKDISLPVAVTLQYKVDEATGIVGRRALIKNETAKPFVAESASSATWNLPRGTNYILRYLSGRWAGEWTVNDQTVKPGKTILESRRGTTGSQNNPWFSIRKNDTTEENGDVWFGGLAWSGSWQIAIEQDAVQQVRITGGYNPFDFGYHLKAGGMLETPWFYAGHTSHGLGDASRRMHHLEMDTLVPRAPHERPRPVLYNSWEATEFKVNEAGQEALAEKAAAIGAERFVMDDGWFGMRNNDHAGLGDWTVNPQKFPNGLKPLIDKVHSLHMDFGLWVEPEMVNPDSDLYRKHPDWVLNFAGRPRTEGRNQLVLNLAREDVRQYVYSSLDKLLTENDIAFFKWDYNRNWSEPGWPAVAPDEQKNVYVDFIRNFYSILEELRKKHPNIEIESCSGGGSRVDLGVIHLTDEVWPSDNTDAFDRLRIQYGFTQAYAPGIMMAWVTDSPTWVNQRTLSLPYRFLSSMQGSLGVGANLTKFTSEELETSRKMIAEYKNLRETVQRGDLYRLISPTDGSEASVTESVSRDRQQAVLFAFLHSSTELYSYPRIFLRGLDPDRVYTLRAIEGKANSDTPTSATGSYWMHRGIDVDLRGDFQATAFVLQGASH, encoded by the coding sequence ATGCACTGTAGACTCACCGCCTCGTTTCGCTATTCGGCCTGCCTTGCCATTCTTTCCGCAGCAACTGCATTGGCGCAGCACTCGACAGAAGCCATTCATGTAGACGATGTGAGTCATATCTTCCGTATTGACGCGGCTGATACCACGTATGAATTCGGCGTGAACGAAGATAAGCGACTGCAGACGATCTACTGGGGAGAACGCCTTTCGGAGAAGGATCATCCGCAGCCTCCGAAAGCCGCACCCGGCGTGGCGTCCTTCGATTCAACACGGAACACCACGCCTCTGGAATTTGACGCCTGGGGTGGTGGACTCTACGTGGAACCGAATTTGAAGGTCACCTTCCCGGACGGGAATCGCGATCTTGACCTGCGGTATATCGGCTACAGTACGCGCGATGGCGTGTTGTCCGTGCAGATGAAAGACATCTCTCTCCCGGTTGCCGTCACGCTGCAGTACAAGGTCGATGAAGCAACGGGTATCGTAGGCCGCCGCGCTCTTATTAAAAATGAGACTGCCAAACCCTTCGTCGCTGAATCAGCAAGCTCCGCCACGTGGAACCTGCCACGCGGAACAAACTACATCCTGCGATACCTTTCCGGTCGCTGGGCTGGCGAATGGACAGTGAACGATCAAACTGTGAAGCCGGGGAAGACGATTCTGGAGAGTCGCCGTGGAACCACAGGATCGCAGAACAACCCGTGGTTTTCCATCCGCAAAAACGATACGACGGAAGAGAACGGCGACGTATGGTTCGGTGGATTGGCATGGAGCGGTTCATGGCAGATCGCCATTGAACAGGATGCCGTGCAACAGGTGCGCATCACCGGCGGTTACAACCCCTTCGACTTCGGCTATCACCTGAAGGCAGGCGGAATGCTGGAAACACCCTGGTTTTATGCAGGCCATACCTCACATGGCTTGGGCGACGCGTCACGCAGGATGCACCACCTTGAGATGGACACATTGGTCCCCCGTGCTCCACACGAGAGGCCGAGGCCGGTGTTGTACAACTCGTGGGAGGCAACCGAGTTCAAGGTGAACGAAGCCGGGCAGGAAGCATTGGCGGAGAAGGCTGCCGCCATTGGAGCAGAACGCTTTGTCATGGATGATGGCTGGTTCGGCATGCGTAACAACGATCACGCCGGGCTGGGCGATTGGACAGTGAACCCGCAGAAATTTCCAAACGGACTGAAGCCATTGATCGACAAGGTTCATTCTCTGCACATGGACTTTGGCCTATGGGTTGAACCGGAGATGGTGAATCCGGACAGCGATTTGTATCGCAAACACCCAGACTGGGTGTTGAACTTTGCCGGACGTCCACGTACGGAAGGCCGCAATCAGCTTGTGTTGAATCTTGCGCGCGAAGACGTGCGGCAGTACGTCTACTCGTCCCTCGACAAGCTACTTACAGAGAATGACATTGCCTTCTTTAAGTGGGACTACAACCGCAATTGGTCCGAGCCCGGCTGGCCCGCAGTCGCTCCAGACGAACAGAAGAATGTCTATGTGGACTTCATCCGCAACTTCTACAGCATCCTCGAGGAATTGCGGAAGAAGCATCCTAATATCGAGATTGAATCCTGCTCCGGTGGTGGTAGTCGCGTTGATCTTGGAGTAATCCACTTGACCGACGAAGTTTGGCCCTCCGATAACACGGACGCCTTCGACCGCCTGCGGATTCAGTACGGGTTTACGCAGGCCTATGCTCCGGGCATCATGATGGCCTGGGTTACGGATTCACCCACATGGGTAAACCAGCGCACACTGTCGCTTCCCTATCGCTTCCTATCTTCGATGCAGGGTTCACTTGGCGTTGGAGCGAACCTGACGAAGTTTACTTCGGAAGAACTCGAGACATCGCGCAAGATGATTGCAGAGTATAAGAACCTCCGCGAAACTGTGCAGCGAGGTGACCTGTATCGTCTTATATCTCCAACCGATGGCAGCGAAGCGTCCGTAACAGAATCCGTTTCGCGCGATAGACAGCAGGCGGTCCTCTTTGCGTTTCTGCATTCGAGCACGGAACTGTATTCCTATCCGCGCATCTTCCTCCGTGGCCTCGATCCAGACCGCGTTTATACCCTCCGCGCAATCGAGGGCAAAGCCAATAGTGACACGCCCACATCAGCAACCGGATCATATTGGATGCATCGCGGAATCGATGTCGATCTGCGGGGCGACTTTCAAGCCACCGCATTTGTATTGCAAGGAGCAAGCCATTGA